The following coding sequences lie in one Vespula pensylvanica isolate Volc-1 chromosome 7, ASM1446617v1, whole genome shotgun sequence genomic window:
- the LOC122630492 gene encoding neither inactivation nor afterpotential protein G, which yields MWTYILISFVVLMSSLFYHYQFGKPIGIIENPNSYYDYIVVGAGTTGCVIASRLSDLSNTTVLLVEAGGYFNWMSVMPLMAPLMQGSSLDWAYKTETQKFSSLGLWSHQQSWPRGKGLGGSGQMNYLVHSFGRSEDYETWPKGWSYGDLIPYFKKVTETMSVTTFSSDDPLVAAFMEAEISIGSNDAIFQKGSYTAKRGNRWSTYHAYLQNSLNRNNLHVLMNTLVTKISFNGTRAVGVNVLYNNASRGKINARKEVILCAGTVNTVQLLLLSGIGPRKDLNKYQIRTVSDLPEVGKNLFDHMNVPVYVNLKAPVSLTLKKMQSIQEVAKYLLFGTGSLSSNRVLATARVNNSGIILFGMASTDEKLLKDIANYQTETFRSLFPAYNDTAHEGFLYLATCLRPKSRGNVTLKSRSIFDQPKIDPAYLQNDYDVHCTHKAINLAVETLNSRKFREFGARVHFPDFEECRHFRQDYRDQDYSECVMRIGGVTSHHPCGTCRMGTDDNSVVDEKLRVRGVIGLRIMDASILPSPISGTPNSVLIAMAERAFDVITERTSN from the exons ATGTGGActtatattttgatatcttTCGTAGTACTGATGTCAtcgttattttatcattatcaatttGGTAAACCAATCGGTATCATCGAAAATCCAAATAgctattatgattatatagtCG TTGGCGCTGGTACGACTGGTTGCGTGATAGCATCGCGTCTATCGGATTTATCAAATACCACGGTGCTGCTCGTGGAAGCGGGTGGTTATTTCAATTGGATGTCGGTGATGCCGTTGATGGCCCCGTTGATGCAAGGAAGCAGCTTAGATTGGGCTTATAAAACGGAGACGCAGAAGTTTTCATCGTTGGGACTTTGGAGTCAC caACAATCGTGGCCAAGAGGTAAAGGATTAGGTGGCAGTGGTCAAATGAATTATCTCGTTCACTCTTTTGGGAGATCCGAGGATTACGAAACGTGGCCTAAGGGATGGTCCTACGGTGATTTGATACcgtattttaaaaaagttacGGAAACGATGAGCGTGACTACCTTTTCATCGGATGATCCATTAGTTGCGGCCTTCATGGAGGCCGAAATTTCGATCGGATCTAACGACGCTATCTTTCAAAAGGGCAGCTATACCGCCAAAAGAGGAAATCGATGGAGTACCTATCACGCGTACTTACAGAATTCTTTGAATCGCAACAATCTTCACGTTCTGATGAATACTCTGGTTACCAAG aTATCATTCAACGGCACCAGAGCGGTCGGCGTAAACGTTCTCTATAACAATGCTTCGCGTGGAAAAATAAACGCGAGAAAAGAAGTTATTCTTTGCGCCGGTACCGTCAATACCGTCCAATTACTTTTACTCTCTGGTATAGGACCGAGAAAAGATCTCAACAAATATCAG atacgaACGGTGAGCGATCTCCCAGAAGTCGGGAAGAATCTTTTCGATCATATGAATGTTCCAGTATACGTAAATCTCAAAGCACCGGTTAGTCTGACTTTAAAAAAGATGCAATCGATTCAGGAAGTAGCCAAATACCTTCTCTTTGGAACcg gATCTCTTTCCTCGAATCGTGTTTTGGCTACTGCACGCGTTAACAATAGCGGTATCATTCTCTTCGGGATGGCTTCCACCgatgaaaaattgttgaagGACATTGCTAATTATCAAACCGAGACTTTCAGGTCGCTCTTTCCTGCTTACAACGACACTGCCCACGAAGGTTTCCTCTATCTCGCCACTTGTCTTCGACCGAAGAGTCGTGGAAACGTTACCTTGAAATCACGAAGCATTTTCGATCAACCGAAAATCGATCCGGCTTATCTTCAAAACGACTACGACGTTCATTGCACTCACAAGG CGATAAATTTGGCAGTGGAGACTTTAAATTCGCGAAAGTTTCGCGAGTTCGGTGCTCGCGTTCATTTTCCCGATTTCGAGGAATGCCGACACTTCAGACAAGATTACAGGGATCAGGATTATTCCGAATGCGTTATGAGAATCGGTGGAGTTACCAGTCATCATCCCTGTGGTACTTGTAGAATGGGCACAGACGATAACTCGGTggtcgatgaaaaattaag AGTAAGAGGAGTAATCGGTTTGCGAATAATGGACGCCAGTATATTGCCTTCGCCAATTTCCGGTACACCGAATTCCGTCTTGATAGCGATGGCGGAACGTGCCTTTGACGTAATCACTGAAAGAACgagcaattaa